A stretch of DNA from Acropora palmata chromosome 12, jaAcrPala1.3, whole genome shotgun sequence:
GAGTTTACGAGCATATCAAACATTTTTGAAGACAATGTTGGCAAAATCATCTGAAAGGCATTCCACATGCAAAGAACTGTGCATGAGTCATGCATTTGGATCTTGTACAGAAGAGCATCCTGATCGCTGTGCGGAAGTTACTAACTTCTATGATGCCTGCAAAACAGTATCATCAGCCATCGAGCTCTGTGCCCCAAGTTTAAGAGTGAAGCTTCAGGAAAAGTTGGCAGACACTGTCAGTACTCATTGGGAGTACGTTGGCCATTTGTTACGCACAAAACACCAGGCTGATTATTACCAGTACATCCTAAAGAACCTCAGACCTGGAGAATGTGTTGTCGTAGTGGATTACAAAATGAAGCTAGAACTGGGAAAACGGACACGTGAAATACAAAGGGACTGGTATGGCAAGAGGGGTATTTCACTACACGGGTTTTATGTTGTGGCACAAGTGGAGGTTGGTGAGAGGTCAGCTGAGGTGATAGACCTCTGGAGTGATGACACAAAGCAAGACACTTGGTTCACCCAAAGTGCTCTTGACATTGGCTTCAGTTGGCTTGAGAGTTCATTCCCTGGATTTCGGGTGTATTTGTTTTCTGGTGAGTAGCtgacattattattgttattgttgttgttacagTGGAAACCTGTTAATCCGGCCATTAATGGGCCACAAAATCTGGCCGTTTTAAAGGGGTGGCTATAAGACAGAAATAAGTTCAACTCATTGCCGTTCACAAGGAAAATGTCAGTTCCCTACAAACGAGTTACAAGTTCTTGTCAGTTCTTTACAAAGCAGTTCTTGTTTcattgccatataataatcaTCTTATTGAGCTTAGTTGTTCCTCAAGTGCTGCGTTCGGTCTGTACTTAGGACCTCAGTCAAGATTCTCCAATACAGACCTCCTTTTTGGTTAATGAGAGATAATTGGAAAAACATTAGAGAAAAAGGTTAAATATGGTAGTTTAACCAGCAACCTATATGTATGCATTGTAATAGTTATTTCTTGCTTGTTTGCTAGATAATGGCCCACACTATCATAACACTGGACTACTTCTGTACCTGGCTGAAGTCAATCAATCCTTCAACTTGACACTTGTTGAATATAATAACTTTGAGGCAGGCGAGGGCAAAACAGTGCTAGACACTCATTTTGCACACATCAGCCACAAAATTGTGCGATGGGTCCGTGTTGGGAACAACTTGCAAAGTGGTGAACAGCTTGGTGAACTTATAGGGGTAATAGCATCTGCAATTGGCTACTATAAAATATGTTAATGTTATATACTTTAAAGATGCTTTTGATGTGTGAAAAAGTgagaaagtaaaacaaatttaGTTGTGGTAACTTTAAGCCAGTTCAATATGTGTCCTTTGGTAGCAGCTGTGTTCCATCTGTGTTCCATCAGTCTGAGCCaactttttttgcatttttgtagAGTATAAAGAACACCACCTGCTTCCAGTTGTTAATTGACCGACAGAAAGCACCCAAAGGTGTAGGAACTCTGAAAGATATCTCATTGTTTGGCAGTTTTTCCTTTCCTGTTGATGGTGAATTATCTGGTGGTATTGTTTGCCGCTCATTGGTCGGAGTTGGAAAGACCCTGAGTAAAACCAAATCACAGCTTCAGTCCTTGTCAGGGAGGAGTATGCCAATAGCAGGGGCCACTGGAGCAACAGTCAAAGAGGATGTATCACATGAAGCCAGAACTTCAGGAAACCAAACTGACGATCAAACTAGAGAACCATACAGTGTGCACTTCATTCAGCATGCACCAGTGCCCTTGCAGCCAGTCAATAAGAGTCCAGTTGCAGAGTATCCATATACGGAAAGACAGCCAAAAGAGGGCTTTGCTATAAAAAAGGGTGGAGCAAAGCGGGTGCTGTTTACCATGGCTCAGAAAGAAATAATGATCGAGTTTTATGACCGCCAAGCAACAAGTGGCATTCGTGCAAAACCAGAGGATGTCGTGGAAGTAATGAAACAGCGTGGCATTGAACCCCTGAAGGAGAACCAGATAAAGAACTGGTGGAGTACATATCACCAGAAAAGAAAGGCTGCACTTAATTCTCTTGCTGGGCAGGCCAATTGTCTTGCAGCTGGGATACCAAATATAGCAGCAGGTCAAATGATTCCTTCAACAGTACCAGTTCAGCAATCCAACTCTGTCCCTCAAGGAACCACAGTGCCAGTCACACCCTCTACATGTACCTCCACTGTACCTTCCATACCTGTGTCAGCTTCAACTGTGCCGGTCCGGCAAACTGCTCCCACGACCTCAGGAAACACAGTGCAGGTCACTTCTGCTGCCTCCACCACACCTGCCACACTTCAAACCAGTGCGTCAACTGTGCCAGTCCAGCAAACTGCTCCCATGACTTCAGGAAATGCAGTGGGAGTCACTCCTGCTGCCTCCACTGCACCTGCACCACTTCAATCCACTGTTTCACCACAAGTTCATGCTTCACCTTTGTATGGGATTCCCAGCTCTCATACCCCGTGTATTACAGAGTGGAAATTTCCAGTGAATTTCAGTCAGTCCACACTTTTAGGTCGGTTAAGTAGTAACGCATGCACATTTATTGCCCTCTATTTTggtaatttgtattttttatcttgTCTTGAGCCACCTTCAGATAGTGTGACACTAGATTTTGGGTGGCAAGTATCCCTGAGGGAGGCTATTTTGAAAGGCAATGAAATTCACGATGACTTATATGACAATGATGGAATTGATGTTGCTGTAGACGAAGCTGTTGAATTAGCTGGGGATGAATGTGGAGTAAACTGCATTGAGAACCAGTACGATATTTTTGGGCGCAGTTGTAACAATCAGCTGTCAGATATTTTCAGTGACCTGTCCTTAAAACACAGCTGCCATGTAATTGTTACTCAAGGAAAGTCATTTTTACTAATTGTTAATACAGATCAGTCCACCATGATTGTGGATTCCCATAGCCACATTGGGAGTGGAGCACTGATCTCTTTTGCTCCACCTGGACATGCTGCCGACCTTGCAGTATGGTTTGCAAGAATGTTACGAAACACTTGGAATTATGAACTGGGTACCACATCGGTGATATCCGTGAGCTATGTTGCTTAAGTACACTCTTTGCCCAATGTGGAAAGAGTTTTATGCCTGTTTTGTATCTTAGATAAAGGCCTCTTTGACCATGTACAGCTGCAGGCCccatattttcctttgtttattttgacaGGGAGGTCTATACTGTACATCTCTTTTCTTCGGAGTTGACATTTTGATAAATGACCAGTTCATTAATGTTACCTTGTTTTATTGTTCCTGTTATTCAATTTAGGAATACATTTGGTTATCCAtgttgtaaatttaaaaaatatatatatatcaatgaATGAATCTAATCGATTTCCAAATCACGAATCATGCAAGCTAGTACTAAGCGAATCTGGTTGTAGGAGAAAACATCATCCAGATGATCTTTGACGGTACGTAATTTACCATCCTTACAACCTTCAATCGCTCCCTTTATTAGTTGGAAGGACTCGGGGTTGACCTCCATGTGACGAGCGAGCATTGTTTTGTCGAGTGGTGCGTTGGCGACAAAACAATCGATTGCGTAAACCTCGACGGTCGCTTCGGCAATTCCCAACTCGCGAGCAATCACGGCAACACTTTTTCCTTCCCTTAGCTTGTCCACAACTTGGATCTTCTTTTGCGAGCGGTTGTTGTTACCGTATAGTCGATAGAGGTGAATTTTCTGCCAGAAAAAGTATCAATGGTTTTAGTTCCTGTGTAACATATCCTACACATTTGACACCATTCCCAAAAATACAGAAGAAATTCTAGTAAAGGAACATACAAAAACGATGCCGCTAGTGAAACGTTCTTCCAATAAAGAAGTAAAATGGTTATCTCATATGAACACTAGGTACTACATACGTTTGGTTCAATCTGTGACCTAGCACGCTTGCCACTATCCGCTGCTGTTTGATCTTCACTACGTCGCTTTCTTTCACAAAGCAAAACGGCAAATGCCCAAGTTACTAACATCGACACTTCGAAAAATAAACGGAAAACGAAAAACTCACCTTTCAGCCATACTTCTCGTTGCAATTCGccaaaataaaggaaaatatttCGCACTGGAAGACCACGCGAGAAAATGCATTTGGCGGCAAGGCAACACTATCCTTCGATTAGGTGTGAGAATCTCATGCCGCACCAATAAGATATGATCATTGCTAAAACCCTTTGACGGAAATAGAAAGCAGAACAACCAATGTTCACTACaggaagaaattttgtctgcaaACAGCACTTCCCCACATGCAAATCTGATGAAATTGCAGGAGAATAGATACTTATGAGCGAACAAGACCCTGTTCAATTGTCGTTGATTTTTTTAGCCAAATAGCggtaaggtttaaggaaaaatttttgaatttggcgCTTCTTGATTGAAAACCAATCAGAGCTGCTCTTTGGTAATTATTTCGTGCTTGTGGTGAACGGCTGCCGCTGCCGGAATCCCGCTGATTCCGCTATAGTTCTTACGCGAACTATTACTTAAAGGCTGATGCGTCTGAACTCCTTGTGGCAACCTGTAGCCTGTAACTCAAGCTCCCTCAGCCCAACAGAACAAAGATATGCCCAAACTGGAAAAGAGACTCTGGCTATAGTTCATGCATTCCACATGTTTGACCAACTTCTCTTCGGCAAGGCTGATGTGGTtgttcccccccccccccctctcccctcccctccccccacACCATGGGGTTTACGTTGATAGGTGCATTAAAATCTTGGGTGACTGATCCGTATATGAAATTGGAACCGTTGGTGcgtgttaattttatttccatcTTTCGCACCACGGcaattcaaacaaacaattcaAATCTCGTGGAATTTTTGATGTTAGCCTCACTATGGCAAATACCTCAGCAAATGCTTCCTCGAACCTCAACGCCTCGTAAGTAGACGAAGATTCGATTTTGGTGAAGGTGTGTTAGTTAGGTTATGTTATTAATAGATTGAGGTATGAACCGTTCAAGTAAGCGAGGCTTAGCTTGTACTGCGACTACGATAAAGTTTCAAGAGGCTGTTCCGCTCCGAGCGGTCCTCTCCACTTCGCGACCAAAAACAGTTTTCCTTTATCTTTTGTCAATGAAAAGGGTTTGGTACTCATGTCTAaaaattcttattattattttccaatCATCCCGGAAGCCAATATTGAATTTGTGCTCAGCCACCTGAACGGATAATGATCAGAAGGGTGAACTTTAAAGATTTTGCAATTGAAAAAATCTTCGTTGTTCACCGAATTCTGTCTCGAGTTGCCAGGCGTATTCAGTTTAGTTCACAGAAAACATGAAGATCTTATGCATGCTGGCGTGATTAGAAGACACCCTTCCCTTAAGCCTTAATTTGAATTTCGAAAATTAACCAGATTAAATGAAATGAGTCTCAAACGTTTACTCTAAATAGGAGTAACAAGCCTCATCAGAGCAAAGTCTATACCACAATCAACTAATTTGGCACCTAAAAGCGGCGGGTATCTCTTTTCCTCTTCCCACCAACCGCTGAAAGTTGACGAAAACCAGTACAGTTTATGTAATTATAGCTCTTGTCGAAGCTCATTTGCACAATCATAGAAATtcattgaaatattcttttaccGTCGCGATTCGCTTGTTGACCTTCTAAACAACAGGCCTTAACGTGTTTTAGTAATTGTATGCAATATAAATCCTGTGTTGTGGTGAAGAGTTGCACAGACTTGAGCAGTGCCTATGGATTGTCTGATTCCACAAAGTCAACGGTGGCGATTGGAAGCTATCGGCTTGACAGAATACCCGTTTATTGTTATGTTCTTCCATTCTGCATTTGGTTATTGACGAAATTATATGCAAACAATGCAAGCAGCTAAAACATTATGCtaataattttgaatgaaCAACATGCAAATATACACCTACACACTCGGGCTACCCACTGAGAAAACTCTTCCAGCAAAGGCAAGCAACACGACTCAGTGGCACTGTTTTCGGCGAATTTCCCCTCATCTTTGATGCTTTTCAAGCGGCTACAGTTTGAAACGTGTTTAATGCAGCCATCAATATTATCCTGGAGCGGAAGAGACCACGGGATGGGGTGGGAACTGATCAGAAACAACAATTTATATAGTAATTCTTGGTCAGCACCTTTGCCGCATCCGCCTCATCCAAGTCCCAGTCCTCGGTACTGTACTATGAATCGCAGATCTGATCTCTTCTAACCATGCTGCATTCCTGTCTTCTTTTCGCTCTTGTCTCCCATAGAGTTCCTTCAAAATTCACTTCCTTCCTCGATATTAATAAGCATTTCTCTCTTCCCTTCATACGCCTGATCATCCGCTATTTATTGTGACCGGTCATTCTCTTGGTCCTTATTTAGCATTTCCCCCATGTTCGCGTAGAGCCTGCTAGCGTTGGTCTGGAATTGTTGATTAAGGACTCGAGCCTCTTCCTGTTTCTTGCTCCTAGATCGAAGAGCCTGTCTTCAGCTTTCTTAGGATAGATTTCTGTTTTTCCATGTAGCTGACTAGCTCAATCATAACAAACCCTTACATTCTTGTTGGAGAATTGCCcgatttctttttcctcttttgttattgtttttctcttttcctttaaaCACATCCGTTAGGCCTCTGCGATTGCAATCTTTTTCCTGACTTTAACACTCGCCCTTCGTATtctcttttccatttttgttgCTTACGCGCCCCGCCAGAAGTTCCGCTATGCTGCTTTTTCCAGCCTTTGTTCAAGGAAAGGGTAAAGTACACAGTTCGCAATCCACAAATAACTGAACGGATTCTCCCTTGGGGACCCTTAGTTCTGCTCcattaactttattattgtcaGATTGATATTATTTAAGTCAAACTTAGTTGGTCTTTCCTTTATAAGGGTGTCAAACTCTCATTCACTAAACTCACCTTGTTGGGAGTTCACACGTGTGAAAATCACATTTGATGAGTCTAGTAGATCTCATGTTTGTTGATTAAGGACACCAACAAGTCTCGTGGGGCCAGCCCCTAGAATCACCGTAAATCTACTTCTTCCTGACTGACTTCAAAATTAGTTGACTCTAAGTTACGAGCATTAAAATCTCCAATCGTCGGTTCCTCTTCCCGAACCCTCTGTCAAACAGTTTCAGAAATGACAACTCTTACATCTCCCATAGTCTTTTTCAGTCACGCCACTTGATCTTAAATTCTGACTTGTTAACTCCAAATTTCCAAAACCCGAGTTATCCCACAATTCTTTCATTACCTGCGTGTACCCTTGctttcttgcattttctagTCGAGGCGGATTTTCCGACTTAACTGACATCTTTGCTTTACTCTTACAGACCAGCAGAAAGTTGCTCATGCCCTCTGTCCATTTCATCCTTCCGctataggccttttgcaactagcgatcacgtggtacaaaatccgttatgctggagggcaacctcattattattccctcactgggacattaaaactaagggacctgaaccagtgaaacttgacttgcctttgtattgatgtcccagtgcgggaataataatgagcttaccctacagcatggcggattttgtaccacgtgatcgttagctgcaaaaggcctattgccTCGAAGTTGTTGTCCTGAAGTCTCACTGCTCACCATAATCCTCGGTTACACTccgaacaaaagaaaatcgcTAGATTCACTCGTCTAGAGACACTAAATCGTCTCGCCGAATCGCTCAACAGCCTGCAAAGTATATAACATACTTTTCTGGATATAGTCTACACTTGGTGTTTTTCTCACACATGGCTGGGAGAATGGGCTCAGAAGCGTGcagaggggggagggggggggggggggggggaatcATGGCACATGATCTGTCAGAACCCACCACCCACCCTTTATATGGTTTTCTGCAATGTCGCAAAGGCTTCGGGAAAGATTGTTCAAAAGCCTTTACCCTGAGATTACAATAAGGTTTATAAGGTCAGGCTGCGGCATCGGCTTGGCTTGGTTCCCAATTGAGTGTGTGGGAGGAACTGTTGCAGTTGAGTCAATAAACAAGGTTTCCCTGTGACAAGGTAGAACAGTTCAAAGATGTAACAATGTCATGATAGATACTTGGTTGACCCTACACAACGGTCGAGGGCATTTgtgtcaaggaaaaaaaacagttttgattgagaaaacagaaacaataaaaggaaatgaaactgCTGAAGATCACTAATCAAAAGACTTAGCTGACCAAGTGATTGTTTATGTTTTGAAGtatgttcctttttttttgttttaattagttGCACAGATGTTGACCCCCTTCTTTTTGAGCTTTGCTGTCTTGGCCCTTCTGTAAGTATGACCTCCCTGTCCAGTTACTTAGGAAAGGTTTTATGAAACACGTTCAGTCGTACCATTTGAGCATGATTACTTTAAAGTGATATTGAAGGTGAACAAATATGGCACGTAATCAACCAACCAGGAGAATTCTAGAGCACTGTGCATGGAGTACCATAATATAATCGCTAgaaatgcgatgatcacattcattcattcccaCTCTGCATTCCAAACAGAAATCTTTATATTATCATCATATCTTAATTTGCCGGGCGACAACAACACAATCGAAGGAAAACACTTGCAAGGATTTACCGTGACTTCTTTCATTTATCATTTGACAATAATTACAAatgatataataatataatgaatTGAACATTTCATCAGCTATTAAAGTGCTCAATAGGTAAACTAGAGCAATGTAGATTTGTAGAGTTGGATTATTTGGTCGAAGACATTTATTGCTAGAGTTTCATTCTCCTTCCGGAGCAATCATCAGGCAACTGCCAAAATTAACGGATACAAAAGATGatgtacaaaatttgaaaatacagaacaatgCCTACTAGCGTGACGTGCAGAAATGTGATAGCGAAGCGAGTACGTTCTTTAACAGGAATTTCTTAGAATGTCTACAATTAGATATCAGTTCGCTTCTGTTGTTCAGCGTTGACATATCGGGTTTATAgataataaaatacttttcCCATAAACACAAATTACATCTCTTGCTTATATTAGAATATGATCGGGCCTGTTTTACCTTCCGCCATTTGATGTTGTACGGGATACTGTTATCTTTTAGACTCCAAATATGTTTACTTAATTTAGTTGCATGCTTATACCGCTCGTTCTTAAAGGAGCAGACgtggtttctgtatcttaACTTCAAGGTTGTATCGCAAAGACCAGTGTATGTCTCTCTGGAGGTTGTTGTCGTGACTTCGGCTTGGTAGATCAtgttttatatatatatatatatatatatatatatactgcaCAATAATCTTGAACGTCTGTAGTAAGAGTGCTCGATAGTAAAAAGACTAGAGCGTGATTATGAAGAGTAATCGAATCAACAAATGATCTGACTAGCCATCTTATGACTAACTAGTTTCGTACCACACGAACTGTGTGGCACTCTTCAGATctgaatatatatatatatatatatatatatatatatatatatatatatatatacatcgATAAATATTCAACAAGTATTCTACGTAAAGGGCGCCCTAAATATAAAATAGGGACCTTAAGATCTCCGACGGCGACGTGAACGAAAACATCAtctcaaaatataactttgctCTATCATAAGTCTTTCGTGATTATTCCATCTTGTTCACGTCATATATTGTTAGCGA
This window harbors:
- the LOC141860054 gene encoding uncharacterized protein LOC141860054, whose protein sequence is MSFTASCKCKKHVEWHHRSDVGLRVATFYEEKYCIFDSKHAGRKRKICLACRDRIAVEEKCRKLGDLNVNANSSTSVVTDKLTSESDAVDKTSHVTPLIDIEESTPSLDENFCPSTEENNHLVANNELAQAPSTLTPSNAIALSRVSTGTQVPGIPIRSYQDAQERTQRYMRSEIIEVVKDTAMKYVHFESGTSLQKLMGDVVSSKSWHQVFGNSVVKDKNSDDTHFLDILSEEYKACKDKQVTKKISQNAKKQKEKFLIGNTKSQSRLTLEGKILDNVKSRTDAARKIGRVRNYGDEKRRLLSIVATDFPYRTLQQLFGCSPNTVTAARVHCLLFGRGGIPPPEFKFTRQRVSPQIIEELTEFLHRDNTARASSCRSVMVDGEETAIRYWQDSIKNIVQQYRLECPNGVKRTYVYTHLPRNFRMSTMLAGLCNLCDDFGHSNFDAMCSIAHSVSQVETTTVDCHCVVKSLRAYQTFLKTMLAKSSERHSTCKELCMSHAFGSCTEEHPDRCAEVTNFYDACKTVSSAIELCAPSLRVKLQEKLADTVSTHWEYVGHLLRTKHQADYYQYILKNLRPGECVVVVDYKMKLELGKRTREIQRDWYGKRGISLHGFYVVAQVEVGERSAEVIDLWSDDTKQDTWFTQSALDIGFSWLESSFPGFRVYLFSDNGPHYHNTGLLLYLAEVNQSFNLTLVEYNNFEAGEGKTVLDTHFAHISHKIVRWVRVGNNLQSGEQLGELIGSIKNTTCFQLLIDRQKAPKGVGTLKDISLFGSFSFPVDGELSGGIVCRSLVGVGKTLSKTKSQLQSLSGRSMPIAGATGATVKEDVSHEARTSGNQTDDQTREPYSVHFIQHAPVPLQPVNKSPVAEYPYTERQPKEGFAIKKGGAKRVLFTMAQKEIMIEFYDRQATSGIRAKPEDVVEVMKQRGIEPLKENQIKNWWSTYHQKRKAALNSLAGQANCLAAGIPNIAAGQMIPSTVPVQQSNSVPQGTTVPVTPSTCTSTVPSIPVSASTVPVRQTAPTTSGNTVQVTSAASTTPATLQTSASTVPVQQTAPMTSGNAVGVTPAASTAPAPLQSTVSPQVHASPLYGIPSSHTPCITEWKFPVNFSQSTLLGRLSSNACTFIALYFGNLYFLSCLEPPSDSVTLDFGWQVSLREAILKGNEIHDDLYDNDGIDVAVDEAVELAGDECGVNCIENQYDIFGRSCNNQLSDIFSDLSLKHSCHVIVTQGKSFLLIVNTDQSTMIVDSHSHIGSGALISFAPPGHAADLAVWFARMLRNTWNYELGTTSVISVSYVA
- the LOC141860199 gene encoding uncharacterized protein LOC141860199, whose translation is MHFLAWSSSAKYFPLFWRIATRSMAERKRRSEDQTAADSGKRARSQIEPNKIHLYRLYGNNNRSQKKIQVVDKLREGKSVAVIARELGIAEATVEVYAIDCFVANAPLDKTMLARHMEVNPESFQLIKGAIEGCKDGKLRTVKDHLDDVFSYNQIRLVLACMIRDLEID